One genomic region from Ptychodera flava strain L36383 chromosome 5, AS_Pfla_20210202, whole genome shotgun sequence encodes:
- the LOC139134066 gene encoding short transient receptor potential channel 4-like isoform X5, with product MVKLLFKHKAKPLNREKIGGDPKRSPLENSVRVYCTVSSPAYISISHLEERKTNIDYYGSVKDCVQQVFELVQEMTEFLHRESLNISKDENDAVAEAIERLKAFPIDLLNCCSTDDEVKRFLEGQFCESQLCSSICPDSKDDCVRYIIADKAIQTNQREFITQYRCQKFMKEEWLSGQPEWSRKKGFWWSLLYTIFAIFVYGILFQLLPVHLIVCKTYRLRHLIYSPKTAFLGHFLSYLFFLCVIFTYQVIVSYKIEGSHVVIESKGNHIPILVLCIIWFGLLFIEELIQVIIKGSTHYFKNMWNRLDLIILLSFFVGVVIGNPLIVTQPFDDPYISIYLSKFTSLTFIFALLRFMEPFYLSNFVGPILLIFTEMRHDIFRFLTIFIYVVTACAMAMYYVYVGVTVEENQSEFAHFPSSLSSLVITIFGGDASQSLIVDRPELSNFTSDAQSTGKEPAYTYFTLLGYILYIMFGTITLIMLLNLCIAMMSDRYTKLQAEIDLVWTFERSRIWMGYIGGDGPNLNAMSFVLVVSALSIGLFITSINKCYNLCHTKRRRRKVSHGISKEAELQEVRTGKDSSKKTKTNEDEQMGTTTAAEGSEKTDKNETKLEKKQGQ from the exons ATCCGAAAAGATCTCCATTGGAAAACAGTGTCCGTGTTTACTGCACAGTATCAAGTCCGGCCTATATATCAATATCCCATCTAGAGGAGCGTAAGACGAATATCGATTACTACGGATCTGTGAAGGACTGTGTGCAGCAAGTATTTGAATTGGTCCAGGAGATGACTGAATTCCTACACCGAGAAAGTTTGAATATCTCAAAG GATGAAAATGACGCTGTTGCTGAGGCTATAGAGCGATTGAAGGCATTCCCGATTGACCTGTTAAATTGTTGCAGCACAGATGATGAAGTGAAGCGATTCTTGGAAGGACAGTTTTGTGAGAGTCAACTTTGCTCTTCTATTTGCCCTGATAGTAAAGATGACTGTGTTCGGTATATTATCGCTGATAAGGCAATTCAAACGAATCAGCGAGAG TTTATCACACAGTACCGATGTCAGAAATTTATGAAAGAAGAATGGTTAAGTGGACAGCCTGAATGGTCTAGGAAGAAAGGGTTTTGGTGGTCATTGTTATACACCATCTTTGCAATCTTCGTTTATGGGATTCTCTTTCAACTGCTACCAGTTCATCTAATTGTCTGTAAAACATATAGACTTCGCCATCTCATATACAGTCCCAAAACAGCATTCCTTGGACATTTTCTTTCGTACTTATTTTTTCTGTGCGTTATCTTCACGTATCAAGTCATAGTTTCCTATAAGATCGAGGGCTCGCATGTTGTCATCGAGTCTAAAGGAAATCACATACCTATACTAGTTTTGTGCATAATATGGTTCGGACTCCTGTTCATCGAAGAGCTTATACAAGTTATAATCAAGGGTTCCACTCATTATTTTAAGAACATGTGGAACAGACTTGATTTGATtattttgttgtcttttttcgTCGGGGTGGTCATCGGTAACCCTTTAATTGTCACGCAACCCTTCGATGACCCATACATTTCCATTTATCTGAGTAAATTCACATCCTTGACTTTCATCTTTGCTTTGCTACGTTTTATGGAACCTTTCTACCTTTCTAATTTCGTCGGTCCCATATTACTGATCTTCACAGAGATGAGACACGACATTTTCCGCTTCCTCACTATATTCATCTACGTCGTCACAGCATGCGCGATGGCAATGTATTACGTTTATGTTGGGGTGACAGTCGAAGAAAACCAGTCTGAGTTTGCGCA CTTTCCATCGTCCCTATCGTCCTTAGTAATAACTATTTTCGGCGGAGACGCCTCACAATCGTTAATAGTTGACCGGCCAGAGTTATCCAACTTCACAAGTGATGCCCAGTCTACTGGCAAAGAACCTGCTTACACGTATTTCACTCTGCTTGGATACATACTCTACATAATGTTTGGAACCATAACGCTCATCATGTTGTTGAACTTATGCATAGCCATGATGTCAGATCGGTACACAAAGCTGCAG GCTGAAATAGACCTGGTATGGACATTTGAAAGGTCGAGAATATGGATGGGGTACATCGGTGGCGACGGACCAAACTTGAACGCAATGTCGTTTGTGCTTGTCGTATCAGCACTATCGATCGGTCTCTTCATTACCTCGATCAACAAGTGCTATAACCTATGTCATACGAAACGACGCCGACGTAAAGTGTCACACGGCATCTCA AAAGAGGCCGAACTACAGGAGGTCAGAACGGGCAAAGATAGCTCGAAAAAGACAAAAACG AACGAAGACGAACAAATGGGAACGACAACGGCCGCCGAAGGCTCGGAAAAGACGGACAAG AACGAAACTAAATTAGAGAAGAAACAAGGCCAGTGA